The following coding sequences are from one Rattus norvegicus strain BN/NHsdMcwi chromosome 11, GRCr8, whole genome shotgun sequence window:
- the Tssk2 gene encoding testis-specific serine/threonine-protein kinase 2: MDDAAVLRKKGYIVGINLGKGSYAKVKSAYSERLKFNVAVKIIDRKKTPTDFVERFLPREMDILATVNHRSIIKTYEIFETSDGRIYIVMELGVQGDLLEFIKCRGALHEDVARKMFRQLSSAVKYCHDLDVVHRDLKCENLLLDKDFNIKLSDFGFSKRCLRDGSGRIVLSKTFCGSAAYAAPEVLQGIPYQPKVYDIWSLGVILYIMVCGSMPYDDSDIKKMLRIQKEHRVDFPRSKNLTGECKDLIYRILQPDVNRRLHIDEILSHSWLQPPKPKAMSSASFKREGEGKYRADCKLDTRPGSRPEHRPDHKLGSKPQHRLLVAPENEDRMEERLAETSRAKDHHISGAEVGKAST, translated from the coding sequence ATGGACGATGCCgcggtcctaaggaagaagggttACATCGTGGGAATCAATCTGGGCAAGGGCTCCTATGCAAAAGTCAAATCTGCCTACTCAGAGCGCCTCAAGTTCAATGTGGCAGTCAAGATCATAGACCGCAAGAAAACACCCACTGACTTTGTGGAGAGATTCCTTCCTAGGGAGATGGACATCCTGGCGACTGTCAACCACCGTTCCATCATTAAGACCTATGAGATCTTTGAGACCTCTGATGGACGCATCTACATTGTCATGGAGCTGGGCGTCCAGGGCGACCTCCTCGAGTTCATCAAGTGCCGAGGAGCCCTGCACGAGGATGTGGCACGCAAGATGTTCCGCCAGCTCTCCTCAGCCGTCAAGTACTGCCATGATCTGGATGTCGTCCACCGAGACCTCAAGTGTGAGAACCTTCTGCTTGACAAGGACTTCAACATCAAGCTGTCTGACTTCGGCTTCTCCAAGCGCTGCCTGCGGGACGGGAGCGGGCGCATCGTCCTCAGCAAAACCTTCTGTGGGTCAGCAGCTTATGCGGCCCCCGAGGTGCTGCAGGGCATCCCCTACCAGCCCAAGGTGTATGACATCTGGAGCCTGGGTGTGATCCTCTACATCATGGTCTGTGGCTCCATGCCCTACGATGACTCTGACATCAAAAAGATGCTGCGCATCCAGAAGGAGCACCGAGTGGACTTCCCACGCTCCAAGAATCTAACTGGTGAGTGCAAGGACCTCATCTACCGCATCCTACAGCCAGATGTCAACCGGAGGCTGCACATTGATGAGATCCTCAGCCACTCGTGGCTTCAGCCCCCCAAGCCCAAAGCCATGTCTTCTGCCTCCTtcaagagggagggggaaggcaaGTATCGAGCTGATTGCAAGTTGGATACTCGACCAGGCTCAAGACCCGAACACCGGCCTGACCACAAACTGGGGAGCAAACCCCAGCACCGGCTGCTGGTAGCACCTGAGAATGAAGACAGGATGGAGGAGAGGCTGGCGGAGACTTCCAGAGCTAAAGACCATCACATCTCTGGAGCTGAGGTGGGGAAAGCAAGTACCTAG
- the Ess2 gene encoding splicing factor ESS-2 homolog, translating to MGTPGVSAGALFLSSASAPPRKRAAGEAGEAGVAKSKQRVLDEEEYIEGLQTVIQRDFFPDVEKLQAQKEYLEAEENGDLERMRQIAIKFGSALGKISREPPPPYVTPATFETPEVHPGSGVLGSKPRPQGRDPEDAGEAGEEEEKEPLPSLDVFLSRYTSEDNASFQEIMEVAKEKSHARHAWLYQAEEEFEKRQKDNLELPSAEHQAIESSQAGVETWKYKAKNSLMYYPEGVPDEEQLFKKPRQIVHKNTRFLRDPFSQALSRSQLQQAAALNAQHKQGKVGPDGKELIPQESPRVGGFGFVATPSPAPGMNESPLMTWGEVENTPLRVEGSESPYVDRTPGPTFKILEPGRRERLGLKMANEAAAKNRAKKQEALRRVTENLASLTPKGLSPAMSPALQRLVSRTASKYTDRALRASYTPSPARSTHLKTPAGGPQTPTSTPAPGSATRTPLTQDPASITDNLLQLPARRKASDFF from the exons ATGGGGACGCCCGGGGTCTCGGCGGGtgctctctttctgtcctctgcGTCCGCGCCCCCGAGGAAGCGCGCGGCTGGGGAGGCCGGAGAGGCCGGGGTTGCGAAAAGCAAGCAGCGGGTCCTGGATGAAGAAGAGTACATCGAG GGACTTCAAACAGTTATCCAGAGAGACTTCTTCCCTGATGTGGAGAAACTACAGGCACAGAAGGAGTACCTGGAGGCTGAGGAAAATGGAGATTTGGAGCGCATGCGCCAGATTGCCATCAAGTTTGGCTCTGCCTTGGGCAAGATCTCTCGGGAACCTCCGCCACCGT ACGTTACTCCAGCCACCTTTGAAACTCCTGAGGTACACCCGGGCTCTGGTGTGCTAGGCAGCAAGCCCCGGCCCCAGGGCCGAGACCCAGAGGatg caggagaggctggagaggaggaggagaaggagccgCTGCCCAGCTTGGATGTCTTTTTGAGCCGCTACACAAGCGAGGACAATGCCTCTTTCCAGGAGATCATGGAGGTGGCCAAGGAAAAAAGCCATGCTCGCCATGCGTGGCTGTACCAGGCTGAGGAGGAATTTGAGAAG CGACAGAAAGATAATCTTGAACTCCCATCGGCAGAGCACCAAGCCATTGAGAGCAGTCAGGCTGGAGTGGAGACCTGGAAGTACAAGGCCAAGAACTCTCTCATGTACTATCCCGAGG GTGTCCCTGATGAAGAGCAGTTGTTTAAGAAGCCACGGCAGATAGTACACAAGAACACACGTTTCCTCCGGGACCCCTTCAGTCAGGCTCTGAGCAGGTCCCAGCTTCAGCAGGCAGCTGCCCTCAATGCCCAG caCAAACAGGGCAAGGTTGGCCCTGATGGCAAGGAGCTCATTCCCCAGGAGTCCCCCAGAGTGGGTGGCTTTGGATTCGTTGCtactccttctcctgctcctg GTATGAATGAGTCCCCACTGATGACGTGGGGAGAGGTTGAGAACACACCCCTGCGAGTTGAAGGATCTGAGAGCCCCTATGTGGACAGGACACCTGGACCCACGTTCAAG ATCTTGGAGCCAGGACGCAGGGAGCGTCTGGGCCTGAAGATGGCCAATGAAGCAGCTGCCAAAAACCGGGCCAAGAAGCAGGAAGCATTGAGGAGAGTGACAGAGAACTTGGCCAG TCTTACTCCCAAAGGCCTGAGCccagccatgtccccagccctaCAGCGCCTCGTAAGCAGGACAGCCAGCAAGTATACGGATCGTGCCCTGCGGGCCAGCTATACACCATCCCCAGCACGCTCTACCCACCTCAAGACCCCAGCTGGTGGGCCGCAGACACCCACAAGCACACCAGCCCCTGGGTCTGCTACACGCACACCTCTCACACAAGACCCAGCCTCCATCACAGACAATCTGCTGCAGCTCCCTGCCCGGCGCAAAGCTTCAGACTTCTTTTAA
- the Gsc2 gene encoding homeobox protein goosecoid-2: protein MYILRLLRRPPAGMATAGSAASHRDPGRPCPFSIEHILSSLPERRPVARPPQPVGGRNPAEPDEPEAPAPAAPCACCCCCNPRAAPRGTPETASGPGLRLGWPLRLAPESPSPLTAPSTGSPALTGTSGPGPQRRTRRHRTIFSEEQLQALEALFVQNQYPDVGTRERLAVRIRLREERVEVWFKNRRAKWRHQKRVSSSRLAPGSRKPHKESC from the exons ATGTATATATTGCGCCTCTTGCGCCGGCCGCCCGCGGGCATGGCGACTGCAGGCAGCGCGGCGAGCCACAGGGACCCCGGGCGACCCTGCCCTTTCTCCATCGAGCACATCCTCTCTAGTCTGCCCGAGCGCAGGCCCGTGGCGCGGCCACCGCAGCCCGTCGGTGGTCGGAACCCCGCCGAGCCAGACGAACCCGAGGCCCCGGCCCCCGCTGCTCCCTgcgcctgctgctgctgctgcaaccCGCGCGCCGCGCCCCGCGGAACCCCGGAGACCGCGTCCGGGCCGG GCTTGAGGCTAGGGTGGCCACTGAGGCTGGCGCCCGAGTCGCCCTCCCCCTTGACGGCGCCGAGCACAGGATCTCCGGCGCTGACTGGCACAAGCGGCCCCGGCCCGCAGCGGCGCACGCGGCGCCACCGTACCATCTTCAGTGAGGAGCAGCTGCAGGCGCTCGAGGCACTCTTCGTACAGAACCAGTATCCCGACGTAGGCACGCGCGAACGCTTGGCAGTCCGCATCCGCCTGCGGGAGGAGCGCGTGGAG gtcTGGTTCAAGAACCGCAGGGCCAAGTGGCGACACCAAAAGCGTGTTTCTTCATCGAGGCTCGCGCCTGGGTCTAGGAAGCCCCACAAGGAGAGTTGTTGA
- the Tssk1b gene encoding testis-specific serine/threonine-protein kinase 1 has translation MDDAAVLKRRGYIMGINLGEGSYAKVKSAYSERLKFNVAVKIIDRKKAPTDFLEKFLPREIEILAMLNHRSIVKTYEIFETSDGKVYIVMELGVQGDLLEFIKTRGALQEDDARKKFHQLSSAIKYCHDLDVVHRDLKCENLLLDKDFNIKLSDFGFSKRCLRDDSGRLTLSKTFCGSAAYAAPEVLQGIPYQPKVYDIWSLGVILYIMVCGSMPYDDSNIKKMLRIQKEHRVNFPRSKHLTGECKDLIYRMLQPDVNRRLHIDEILSHCWVQPKTRGLSSGAINKEGESSRAAEPSWTPEPGADKKSATKLEPKEEARAEAQSETKPQEDNVQVARQSENVGLSSELNRATEEGHPQQPSETHT, from the coding sequence ATGGATGACGCAGCCGTCCTCAAGCGACGAGGCTACATCATGGGGATAAACTTAGGAGAGGGCTCGTATGCCAAAGTCAAATCCGCTTACTCTGAGCGCCTAAAGTTCAACGTGGCGGTCAAGATCATCGACCGCAAGAAAGCCCCCACGGACTTCCTGGAGAAATTCCTTCCCCGGGAGATTGAGATTCTGGCCATGCTAAACCACCGCTCTATTGTCAAGACCTATGAGATCTTTGAGACGTCAGATGGCAAGGTCTACATTGTCATGGAGCTTGGGGTCCAGGGTGACCTCCTTGAATTCATCAAAACCAGAGGAGCCCTGCAAGAGGATGATGCTCGAAAGAAGTTCCACCAGCTCTCCTCGGCCATCAAGTACTGCCACGACCTGGATGTCGTCCACCGAGACCTCAAGTGTGAGAACCTTCTGCTTGACAAGGACTTCAACATCAAACTGTCTGACTTTGGCTTCTCCAAGCGCTGCTTGCGGGATGATAGTGGTCGGCTGACATTAAGCAAGACCTTCTGTGGGTCAGCAGCTTATGCGGCCCCCGAGGTGCTGCAGGGCATCCCCTACCAGCCCAAGGTGTATGACATCTGGAGCCTGGGTGTGATCCTCTACATCATGGTCTGTGGCTCCATGCCCTACGATGACTCCAACATCAAAAAGATGCTGCGCATCCAGAAGGAGCACCGCGTCAACTTCCCACGCTCCAAACACCTGACTGGTGAGTGCAAGGACCTCATCTACCGAATGTTGCAGCCAGATGTCAACCGGAGGCTGCACATTGATGAGATCCTCAGCCACTGCTGGGTGCAGCCCAAGACTCGAGGTCTGTCCTCTGGAGCCATCAACAAGGAAGGGGAAAGCTCCCGGGCCGCTGAGCCCTCATGGACCCCTGAACCTGGTGCTGATAAGAAGTCTGCCACCAAGTTGGAGCCTAAGGAAGAGGCACGAGCTGAGGCCCAATCTGAGACAAAACCCCAGGAAGATAATGTGCAGGTGGCCAGGCAGTCAGAGAACGTGGGCCTCAGCAGCGAACTGAACAGGGCCACAGAGGAAGGGCATCCCCAACAGCCTTCAGAGACACATACTTAG
- the Ess2 gene encoding splicing factor ESS-2 homolog isoform X1, whose amino-acid sequence MGTPGVSAGALFLSSASAPPRKRAAGEAGEAGVAKSKQRVLDEEEYIEGLQTVIQRDFFPDVEKLQAQKEYLEAEENGDLERMRQIAIKFGSALGKISREPPPPYVTPATFETPEVHPGSGVLGSKPRPQGRDPEDGEAGEEEEKEPLPSLDVFLSRYTSEDNASFQEIMEVAKEKSHARHAWLYQAEEEFEKRQKDNLELPSAEHQAIESSQAGVETWKYKAKNSLMYYPEGVPDEEQLFKKPRQIVHKNTRFLRDPFSQALSRSQLQQAAALNAQHKQGKVGPDGKELIPQESPRVGGFGFVATPSPAPGMNESPLMTWGEVENTPLRVEGSESPYVDRTPGPTFKILEPGRRERLGLKMANEAAAKNRAKKQEALRRVTENLASLTPKGLSPAMSPALQRLVSRTASKYTDRALRASYTPSPARSTHLKTPAGGPQTPTSTPAPGSATRTPLTQDPASITDNLLQLPARRKASDFF is encoded by the exons ATGGGGACGCCCGGGGTCTCGGCGGGtgctctctttctgtcctctgcGTCCGCGCCCCCGAGGAAGCGCGCGGCTGGGGAGGCCGGAGAGGCCGGGGTTGCGAAAAGCAAGCAGCGGGTCCTGGATGAAGAAGAGTACATCGAG GGACTTCAAACAGTTATCCAGAGAGACTTCTTCCCTGATGTGGAGAAACTACAGGCACAGAAGGAGTACCTGGAGGCTGAGGAAAATGGAGATTTGGAGCGCATGCGCCAGATTGCCATCAAGTTTGGCTCTGCCTTGGGCAAGATCTCTCGGGAACCTCCGCCACCGT ACGTTACTCCAGCCACCTTTGAAACTCCTGAGGTACACCCGGGCTCTGGTGTGCTAGGCAGCAAGCCCCGGCCCCAGGGCCGAGACCCAGAGGatg gagaggctggagaggaggaggagaaggagccgCTGCCCAGCTTGGATGTCTTTTTGAGCCGCTACACAAGCGAGGACAATGCCTCTTTCCAGGAGATCATGGAGGTGGCCAAGGAAAAAAGCCATGCTCGCCATGCGTGGCTGTACCAGGCTGAGGAGGAATTTGAGAAG CGACAGAAAGATAATCTTGAACTCCCATCGGCAGAGCACCAAGCCATTGAGAGCAGTCAGGCTGGAGTGGAGACCTGGAAGTACAAGGCCAAGAACTCTCTCATGTACTATCCCGAGG GTGTCCCTGATGAAGAGCAGTTGTTTAAGAAGCCACGGCAGATAGTACACAAGAACACACGTTTCCTCCGGGACCCCTTCAGTCAGGCTCTGAGCAGGTCCCAGCTTCAGCAGGCAGCTGCCCTCAATGCCCAG caCAAACAGGGCAAGGTTGGCCCTGATGGCAAGGAGCTCATTCCCCAGGAGTCCCCCAGAGTGGGTGGCTTTGGATTCGTTGCtactccttctcctgctcctg GTATGAATGAGTCCCCACTGATGACGTGGGGAGAGGTTGAGAACACACCCCTGCGAGTTGAAGGATCTGAGAGCCCCTATGTGGACAGGACACCTGGACCCACGTTCAAG ATCTTGGAGCCAGGACGCAGGGAGCGTCTGGGCCTGAAGATGGCCAATGAAGCAGCTGCCAAAAACCGGGCCAAGAAGCAGGAAGCATTGAGGAGAGTGACAGAGAACTTGGCCAG TCTTACTCCCAAAGGCCTGAGCccagccatgtccccagccctaCAGCGCCTCGTAAGCAGGACAGCCAGCAAGTATACGGATCGTGCCCTGCGGGCCAGCTATACACCATCCCCAGCACGCTCTACCCACCTCAAGACCCCAGCTGGTGGGCCGCAGACACCCACAAGCACACCAGCCCCTGGGTCTGCTACACGCACACCTCTCACACAAGACCCAGCCTCCATCACAGACAATCTGCTGCAGCTCCCTGCCCGGCGCAAAGCTTCAGACTTCTTTTAA